A segment of the Yersinia rochesterensis genome:
CGGGCACATTGGCATATTTCATCTTTTCGCGAATACCCGCTAACGCGACAATCGCCAGCATCCAACCGATACCAGAGCCAAAGCCATACACAATGGATTCAGGGAAGTTGTAATCACGCTGGGCCATAAATGACACACCGCCGAAAATGGCGCAGTTCACCGTAATCAGTGGCAGGAAAATACCCAGAGCGTTGTACAGTGCGGGGAAATAGCGATCAAGAATCATCTCCAAAACCTGTACAATGGCAGCAATTACGCCAATAAAAGTGATGAAATTCAGGAAGCTGAGATCAACACCTTCAACCAATGCGCCATCTCGCAGAACCAGGTTATAAACCAGATTGTTAGCAGGTACGGAGATGCCCAACACCACTGTTACTGCAATGCCCAGGCCAAAAGCAGTCGAGACTTTCTTGGAAACCGCGAGGAAAGTACACATCCCCAAGAAGAACGCTAACGCCATATTCTCGACAAACACTGCGCGGACGAACAGACTGATGTAATGTTCCATCGTCAATTACTCCTTCTCAATCTGCGCAGGTTTCAGGGTTCGTAAGCCCCAAATCAGCAAACCAATGATAAAGAATGCGCTAGGTGCCAGCAGGAACAATCCA
Coding sequences within it:
- the nqrE gene encoding NADH:ubiquinone reductase (Na(+)-transporting) subunit E, with product MEHYISLFVRAVFVENMALAFFLGMCTFLAVSKKVSTAFGLGIAVTVVLGISVPANNLVYNLVLRDGALVEGVDLSFLNFITFIGVIAAIVQVLEMILDRYFPALYNALGIFLPLITVNCAIFGGVSFMAQRDYNFPESIVYGFGSGIGWMLAIVALAGIREKMKYANVPAGLQGLGITFITTGLMALGFMSFSGVNL